One Chloroflexota bacterium genomic region harbors:
- a CDS encoding ZIP family metal transporter: MTPLLVAMSATAVLSALGGGVMALRLVRQVGYVIAVGAGIRIGAAFFDLLPESVELMAGATNLAMLFAAVGFLAFYVIEKVTLLHVGHETATELDHDDAAHRHVGLIGAGAMSVHSLLDGVAMAAAFQASPELGLVVSLVVVIHRFSDGIGIVSLLLASRVPQSSTMRWVFVVSLAPVLGAAVTAIIPIPDPILGALLATFAGFFLYVGAAELLPEAHRNEGSRWVIVATLVGVAAIMAMTWGLEAQL, encoded by the coding sequence ATGACTCCCCTCCTGGTCGCCATGTCGGCCACCGCTGTCCTGTCTGCCCTGGGCGGCGGGGTGATGGCGTTGCGGCTCGTCCGGCAGGTGGGCTACGTCATCGCGGTCGGGGCCGGGATCCGGATCGGAGCCGCGTTCTTCGACCTGCTACCCGAATCGGTGGAGTTGATGGCCGGTGCCACGAACTTGGCCATGTTATTCGCGGCGGTGGGCTTCCTCGCCTTCTACGTGATCGAGAAGGTGACGCTCCTGCACGTCGGCCACGAAACGGCGACCGAGCTCGACCACGACGACGCGGCCCACCGTCACGTGGGGCTCATCGGGGCCGGCGCGATGTCGGTCCACAGCCTTCTCGACGGGGTGGCCATGGCGGCCGCATTCCAGGCCAGCCCGGAGCTCGGCCTCGTCGTCAGCCTGGTCGTCGTCATCCATCGGTTCAGCGACGGGATCGGCATCGTGAGCCTGCTGCTCGCCAGCCGCGTACCGCAATCATCGACCATGCGCTGGGTCTTCGTCGTGAGCCTGGCACCGGTGCTCGGGGCTGCGGTGACCGCGATCATCCCGATCCCTGATCCGATTCTGGGGGCCCTGCTGGCCACCTTCGCGGGCTTCTTCCTGTACGTCGGCGCTGCCGAGCTCTTACCCGAAGCTCACCGCAATGAAGGCTCGCGCTGGGTGATCGTGGCCACGCTGGTCGGCGTGGCGGCGATCATGGCCATGACCTGGGGGCTGGAAGCGCAACTGTGA
- the galE gene encoding UDP-glucose 4-epimerase GalE, which translates to MRILVVGGAGFVGSTSVETFIDAGHDVTVYDNLKFGHRDAVIRDVRLVVGSLSDQNRVERVLREHRIQAVLHCAARSLVSESMEKPELYYRENVANGVKLLEALRERRVNRIVFSSTAAVYGEPKRVPIAEADRTEPINPYGETKLAFEGAMRWYAACHGFRAISLRYFNCAGATERNGEDHDPETHLIPLVLKVAAGELPDVRIFGQDYNTPDGTCIRDFIHVRDLATAHLLALEATGEAEPSFEVYNLGSAAGFSVREVIEAARKVTGRAIPARVVKRRLGDPPRLVASSRRARRDLGWQPRESSLEQMLADAWAWKLSHPTGYAKRKPRAPRHHGRGGAGQSSDGVAAADAGPTASVERVSTRVSY; encoded by the coding sequence GTGCGGATCCTGGTCGTCGGTGGTGCCGGCTTCGTGGGCTCGACCAGCGTCGAGACCTTCATTGACGCCGGTCACGACGTCACCGTTTACGACAACCTGAAGTTCGGGCACCGCGATGCGGTGATCCGCGACGTGCGCCTGGTGGTGGGCAGCCTGAGCGACCAGAACCGGGTCGAGCGCGTTCTGCGCGAGCATCGGATTCAGGCGGTCCTTCATTGCGCCGCGCGCTCGCTGGTCAGCGAGTCGATGGAGAAGCCGGAGCTGTATTACCGCGAGAACGTGGCGAACGGCGTCAAGCTGCTCGAGGCCCTGCGTGAGCGACGCGTGAACCGGATCGTGTTCTCGTCCACGGCCGCGGTCTATGGCGAGCCCAAGCGGGTGCCAATCGCCGAGGCGGACCGGACCGAGCCGATCAACCCCTACGGCGAGACGAAGCTGGCCTTCGAGGGCGCCATGCGCTGGTACGCCGCCTGCCATGGCTTCCGCGCCATCAGCCTGCGCTACTTCAACTGCGCCGGCGCCACCGAGCGCAACGGCGAGGACCACGACCCCGAGACCCACCTCATCCCGCTGGTGCTCAAGGTGGCCGCTGGCGAGTTGCCCGACGTGCGGATCTTCGGCCAGGACTACAACACACCCGATGGGACATGCATCCGCGACTTCATCCACGTCCGCGACCTGGCTACGGCCCACCTCCTGGCCCTGGAAGCAACCGGCGAGGCGGAGCCCTCGTTCGAGGTCTACAACCTGGGCTCGGCGGCCGGGTTCTCGGTCCGCGAGGTGATCGAGGCCGCCCGCAAGGTGACCGGCCGCGCGATCCCGGCCCGCGTCGTCAAGCGCCGGCTCGGCGACCCGCCACGGCTGGTGGCCTCATCCCGTCGGGCTCGCCGCGACCTGGGCTGGCAGCCGCGGGAGTCGTCGCTGGAGCAGATGCTGGCCGATGCCTGGGCCTGGAAGCTGTCCCATCCGACCGGCTATGCCAAGCGCAAGCCGCGCGCCCCGCGCCATCACGGGCGGGGAGGTGCGGGCCAGTCGTCGGATGGTGTGGCGGCCGCGGACGCCGGACCGACCGCTTCCGTCGAGCGGGTTTCGACCCGGGTCAGCTACTAG
- the nth gene encoding endonuclease III, translating to MRSRVNRRRLAALRRVRRARIRPILERLADRYGMPVWSGPRLDPVAELVLTVLAQNTADTNSHRAFVALRAAYPSWDAVLAAPTDELADVIRPGGLAPTKSRRIQLVLAEVHDATNGTWDLGYLREWPLERAREWLVGLPGIGRKTASIVLLFAFGRPALPVDTHVYRVASRLGLLPPKTDLTRAHDLLEEVVPPEAMYAGHVLLIRHGREVCRAPRPICGLCPLTDLCPYFALVQRGKARMAPIPRSLERGPRYHDELLHGWAPPSVRLGSAKGEALKSAGDRAEVAQG from the coding sequence GTGCGATCGCGGGTCAACCGCCGCCGGCTGGCCGCGCTGCGCCGCGTGCGGCGCGCGCGCATCCGTCCCATCCTGGAACGCCTGGCTGACCGATACGGAATGCCGGTCTGGTCCGGTCCGCGGCTGGACCCCGTCGCGGAGCTGGTCCTGACCGTGCTGGCCCAGAACACGGCCGACACGAATTCGCACCGCGCCTTCGTGGCCCTGCGGGCTGCCTACCCGTCGTGGGACGCCGTGCTGGCTGCGCCGACCGACGAACTGGCAGACGTCATCCGGCCCGGCGGGCTGGCCCCAACCAAGTCCCGCCGCATCCAGCTCGTTCTGGCCGAGGTCCACGACGCCACGAACGGGACCTGGGACCTCGGGTACCTGCGGGAGTGGCCGCTCGAGCGGGCCCGCGAGTGGCTGGTGGGCCTGCCCGGGATTGGGCGCAAGACGGCATCGATCGTGCTCCTGTTCGCGTTCGGCCGGCCCGCGCTGCCGGTCGACACCCACGTCTATCGAGTCGCCTCCCGGCTGGGCCTGCTCCCGCCCAAGACCGACCTGACCCGGGCCCACGACCTGCTGGAGGAAGTGGTGCCGCCCGAGGCCATGTACGCCGGGCACGTGCTGCTCATACGCCACGGGCGGGAGGTGTGCCGCGCCCCGCGCCCCATCTGCGGCCTGTGCCCGCTCACCGACCTGTGCCCGTACTTCGCCCTGGTCCAGCGCGGAAAGGCGCGGATGGCCCCCATTCCCCGTTCGCTGGAGCGCGGGCCGCGCTACCACGACGAGCTGCTCCACGGCTGGGCGCCGCCCTCGGTCAGGTTGGGGAGCGCAAAGGGAGAGGCGCTAAAATCGGCCGGCGATCGGGCCGAAGTAGCTCAGGGGTAG
- a CDS encoding DEAD/DEAH box helicase, with protein MPPTPTTPRRRTRRRAPVPPPHTDGRQPTAEPTAEPLSALTAAVMAAAAGYRFGDIEVPVTIARALEQMGYVTPTEVQARAIPPLRAGHDLIGQAQTGTGKTAAFGIPIVEHVDPGSKSVQALILTPTRELCQQVTAEIARIGRFRNVKTVAIYGGAAMDRQITALQRGAQVVIGTPGRVLDLIRRGELRLESVRTVILDEADRMLDMGFIVDVETILARCPRQRQTALFSATMPYAILRICDRFMRRDADHIAVRPELKLVETVRQMVYFVAEQDKVAALIELADGFGFDRLLIFRHTQIGVDRLSASLKRRGRNAAALHGGLSQREREKTLAAFKAGEIQFLVATNVASRGLDITDLPYVLSYDIPEDADTYVHRVGRTARMGRAGTAITFVAEWDLDAWQAIRSEVGMEVEEGELGLYR; from the coding sequence TTGCCGCCAACCCCGACCACGCCCCGTCGCCGAACGCGTCGCCGCGCGCCGGTCCCGCCGCCGCACACCGACGGCCGCCAGCCCACCGCCGAACCGACTGCCGAACCCCTCTCCGCGCTGACTGCGGCCGTGATGGCCGCTGCGGCCGGGTATCGGTTCGGGGACATCGAGGTCCCGGTCACCATCGCCCGCGCCCTGGAGCAGATGGGCTACGTCACGCCCACCGAGGTCCAGGCCCGGGCTATTCCGCCCCTCCGGGCGGGCCACGATCTCATCGGTCAGGCCCAGACCGGGACGGGCAAGACGGCCGCGTTCGGGATCCCCATCGTCGAGCACGTGGACCCCGGCTCGAAATCGGTCCAGGCCCTGATCCTGACCCCCACCCGGGAGCTGTGCCAGCAGGTCACCGCCGAGATCGCCCGCATCGGGCGCTTCCGGAACGTCAAGACGGTGGCCATCTACGGCGGAGCGGCCATGGACCGCCAGATCACCGCCCTCCAGCGCGGAGCGCAAGTCGTGATCGGCACCCCGGGGCGCGTTCTCGACCTCATCCGTCGAGGGGAGCTGCGCCTGGAATCGGTGCGGACCGTGATCCTCGACGAGGCCGACCGGATGTTGGACATGGGCTTCATCGTGGACGTGGAGACGATCCTGGCCCGCTGCCCGCGCCAACGCCAGACGGCGCTGTTCAGCGCCACCATGCCGTACGCCATCCTCCGCATCTGCGATCGGTTCATGCGCCGCGACGCGGACCACATCGCGGTCCGTCCCGAGCTGAAGTTGGTCGAAACGGTCCGCCAGATGGTCTACTTCGTGGCCGAGCAGGACAAAGTGGCGGCCCTGATTGAGCTGGCCGATGGGTTCGGGTTCGATCGGCTCCTCATCTTCCGCCATACCCAGATCGGCGTGGATCGGCTGAGCGCCTCGCTCAAGCGGCGGGGCAGGAACGCGGCCGCCCTCCATGGCGGCCTGTCCCAGCGGGAGCGGGAGAAGACGCTGGCCGCTTTCAAGGCGGGGGAGATCCAGTTCCTGGTGGCCACCAATGTCGCCAGCCGCGGGCTGGACATCACCGACCTGCCGTACGTCCTGAGCTACGACATCCCCGAGGACGCGGACACCTACGTCCACCGGGTGGGTCGCACGGCGCGAATGGGGCGTGCCGGCACGGCCATCACGTTCGTCGCCGAGTGGGATCTCGACGCGTGGCAGGCCATCCGGTCCGAGGTGGGCATGGAGGTCGAAGAGGGGGAGCTGGGCCTGTACCGATGA
- a CDS encoding HNH endonuclease — protein MLNAPVLVLNQNYEALNVCDIRRAFRLLGAEKAELIARNHQVIHTVSRAFDAPSVIRLVYLVRRPQPRVKLSRREVFARDRHSCQYCGTATHDLTIDHVVPRHRGGRHEWENLVAACRRCNHRKGSKTLAESRMALRREPRAPRADARYLYGSYLTDERNDAWRTFLFLDEPKPRN, from the coding sequence TTGCTCAACGCACCAGTCCTGGTTCTCAACCAGAATTACGAAGCCCTCAACGTCTGCGACATCAGGCGCGCCTTCCGGCTGCTCGGCGCCGAGAAGGCGGAGCTGATCGCCCGCAACCACCAGGTGATCCACACCGTCAGCCGCGCCTTCGACGCGCCATCGGTCATTCGCCTGGTGTATCTCGTCCGCCGGCCCCAGCCCCGGGTCAAGCTCTCGCGGCGCGAGGTGTTCGCCCGGGACCGCCATAGCTGCCAGTACTGCGGCACCGCCACCCACGACCTGACGATCGACCACGTCGTACCACGCCACCGCGGCGGCCGCCACGAGTGGGAAAACCTGGTCGCCGCCTGCCGGCGCTGCAATCATCGCAAGGGTTCCAAGACTCTGGCCGAGTCGCGGATGGCCCTGCGCCGCGAGCCGCGCGCCCCGCGCGCCGACGCGCGCTACCTGTATGGCTCCTATCTGACCGATGAGCGGAACGACGCTTGGCGGACGTTCCTGTTCCTGGACGAGCCCAAGCCACGGAACTGA
- a CDS encoding glycosyl transferase family 2, translated as MSVASALDARGRSAVRGVGQADLMVGIPSFGNADTIGYVVRAAMAGMVQYFPELKPVLVNADGGSPDDTPRVAVSTESPAYLEKMILVRPPHRLRRVAVTYRGPSGKGSAVRALLEVARELKVEALVLVDSDLRSIVPEWIELLAGPILKGGYDYVAPLYARHKFDGTITNQIAYPLTRTLYGRRMRQPIGGEFAFSRDLVNALLELDDWDEATAKFGIDVWMTHHALAAGFAVCQTRLGAKIHDPKDPASDLGPMFRQVVGTLFRLAGSMSEAWLPVRGSQPVPEYGFERVVLPEAITVNQAKLVDAFETARLAQRQVWKRTLAGEQLERVLALPAEDPAAFTFPSELWIRCLYDALLAFQRPGIDRDALLAGLTGLYFGRTAGFFNEAREMTDEQAERLVESQAREFEDLKPWLVRAWQAQSAGGKVGGPG; from the coding sequence GTGAGCGTCGCCTCCGCCCTCGATGCGCGCGGTCGGTCCGCAGTGCGGGGGGTCGGCCAGGCGGACCTCATGGTCGGGATCCCCAGCTTCGGCAACGCCGACACCATCGGTTACGTCGTCCGGGCCGCCATGGCCGGCATGGTCCAGTACTTCCCGGAGTTGAAGCCGGTCCTGGTCAACGCCGACGGGGGATCGCCCGACGACACGCCACGGGTGGCGGTCAGCACGGAGAGCCCCGCCTACCTCGAAAAGATGATCCTGGTCCGGCCGCCGCATCGGCTGCGACGGGTCGCGGTCACCTACCGCGGGCCGAGCGGCAAGGGGTCCGCCGTCCGGGCGCTGCTGGAGGTCGCCCGCGAGCTGAAGGTCGAGGCCCTGGTGCTGGTCGACTCCGACCTGCGGAGCATCGTGCCCGAGTGGATAGAGCTGCTGGCGGGTCCGATCCTGAAGGGCGGCTACGACTACGTGGCCCCTCTGTACGCGCGCCACAAGTTCGACGGGACCATCACCAACCAGATCGCCTACCCCCTGACGCGGACCCTGTATGGGCGGCGGATGCGCCAGCCGATCGGGGGCGAGTTCGCCTTCAGCCGCGACCTGGTCAACGCCCTGCTGGAACTCGACGACTGGGACGAGGCCACGGCGAAGTTCGGGATCGACGTCTGGATGACTCACCACGCCCTGGCCGCCGGGTTTGCGGTGTGCCAGACCAGGCTGGGGGCCAAGATCCACGACCCCAAGGATCCCGCCTCTGACCTGGGACCCATGTTCCGGCAGGTGGTCGGCACCCTGTTCCGGCTGGCTGGCTCGATGTCCGAGGCGTGGCTCCCGGTCCGCGGCTCGCAGCCGGTTCCCGAGTACGGCTTCGAGCGGGTGGTGCTGCCAGAGGCGATAACGGTCAACCAGGCCAAGCTCGTGGACGCGTTCGAGACCGCGCGCCTGGCCCAGCGCCAGGTGTGGAAGCGGACCCTGGCCGGGGAGCAGCTGGAACGGGTGCTGGCGCTGCCTGCCGAGGACCCTGCGGCCTTCACCTTCCCCTCGGAGCTCTGGATCCGCTGCCTCTACGACGCGTTGCTCGCCTTTCAACGGCCGGGCATCGACCGCGACGCGCTGCTGGCGGGCCTGACCGGGCTGTACTTCGGGCGTACCGCGGGCTTCTTCAATGAGGCTCGTGAGATGACCGATGAGCAGGCCGAACGGCTGGTCGAGAGCCAGGCCCGCGAGTTCGAGGACCTCAAGCCCTGGCTGGTCCGCGCCTGGCAGGCGCAGTCGGCCGGGGGAAAGGTCGGGGGGCCGGGCTGA
- a CDS encoding transcriptional repressor yields MSAATARRLRLAGQRVTTQRLAVAAALSSARHQVTAQELWERMRPRHRNLGRATVFRTLEALTEAGLARRLERDGHIYAYVACRPAHHHHLACRVCGTVEEVGEELVAEISRRARRELGFEIEDARMDFYGVCRRCAAEAAEAQAAADASAAAEVAETAPPSS; encoded by the coding sequence GTGAGCGCAGCGACCGCGCGCCGGCTTCGGCTGGCAGGCCAACGCGTCACCACCCAACGGCTGGCCGTGGCCGCAGCACTGTCCTCTGCGCGCCACCAGGTCACAGCCCAGGAGCTATGGGAGCGGATGCGCCCCCGTCACCGCAACCTGGGCCGCGCGACCGTGTTCCGGACCCTGGAAGCGCTGACCGAGGCCGGCCTGGCCCGACGGCTGGAGCGCGACGGCCACATTTACGCCTACGTCGCCTGCCGCCCGGCCCATCACCACCACCTGGCGTGCCGCGTCTGCGGCACGGTGGAGGAGGTCGGGGAGGAGCTGGTGGCCGAGATCAGCCGGCGCGCGCGACGCGAGCTGGGGTTCGAGATCGAGGACGCGAGGATGGACTTCTACGGCGTGTGCCGCCGATGCGCCGCCGAGGCGGCCGAGGCTCAGGCGGCGGCCGATGCATCCGCGGCCGCTGAGGTGGCCGAGACGGCTCCGCCTAGTAGCTGA
- a CDS encoding glucosyl-3-phosphoglycerate synthase: MARRRGPYRVLMPLANPRTARDLIRIGSHLAHRRPTEITALGIVEVPEGVSLAEGASRARQARRLLQRVPDFRDDASVEVHTAVRIGRQASEGIVEAVAEIGADLVVFGWGGPQPTGLRHAVFSTTIDQVVREAPCDIAVVKQRALGTVRSILVPVRGGPNAELALSLATDLARGFGAELVVLHVVPPEGGSAALEDERAALGRLVRRNTRGVKVRQLLVEAPTVRGAILQEAANHDLVVVGASAQPTGAGSGRRLFGRLAETVASRAKPTVMVVKTRQPFTAVTFEHLRAETGSLPAADAAIEQTRSLPSVVDRWFAENTFDTSEFRDLKRLVDLKERQGLTISVGLPTLNEEKTIGLVIRRIRDALMDRVPLVDELLVIDSASTDRTVEIARELGAPVRQHDTILPELGSHVGKGEALWKSLYELRGDIVVWVDTDIRNIQPRFVYGLLGPLLRESRIHYVKAFYQRPLTAGGRRQPDEGGRVTELTARPLINLFFPELSGIIQPLAGEYAGRRALLESVPFFTGYAVEIGLLIDILDRVGLSGIGQVDLERRIHRNQSLLDLSRMAFVILKAGITKLEERQRIELLTDMGERMKQIRQEGDKFSLEVREVGDEIRPPMNTIPAYLARRKELSR; the protein is encoded by the coding sequence ATGGCCCGCCGGCGTGGTCCGTATCGGGTCCTCATGCCGCTGGCCAACCCGCGCACCGCGCGCGACCTGATCCGCATCGGTTCCCACCTCGCCCACCGGCGGCCCACCGAGATCACCGCGCTGGGCATCGTCGAGGTCCCCGAGGGCGTGTCGCTGGCGGAGGGCGCCAGCCGCGCGCGCCAGGCCCGCCGCCTGCTCCAGCGGGTGCCTGACTTCCGGGACGACGCGTCGGTCGAGGTCCATACCGCGGTCCGCATCGGCCGCCAGGCGTCGGAGGGGATCGTGGAGGCGGTGGCCGAGATCGGGGCCGACCTGGTGGTCTTCGGCTGGGGCGGCCCCCAACCGACCGGCCTGCGGCACGCGGTCTTCTCGACCACCATTGACCAGGTCGTCCGTGAGGCCCCATGCGATATCGCCGTGGTCAAGCAGCGCGCACTGGGAACCGTCCGCTCCATCCTGGTCCCGGTTCGGGGAGGTCCGAATGCCGAGCTGGCGCTCTCGCTGGCCACCGACCTGGCGCGCGGCTTCGGCGCTGAGCTGGTCGTTCTGCACGTGGTCCCGCCCGAGGGTGGCTCGGCCGCGCTCGAGGACGAGCGGGCGGCGCTTGGCCGCCTGGTCAGGCGTAATACCCGAGGGGTCAAGGTCCGCCAGCTGCTGGTGGAGGCGCCGACCGTTCGGGGCGCCATCCTGCAAGAGGCCGCGAACCACGACCTGGTTGTGGTCGGGGCCTCTGCCCAGCCGACCGGAGCCGGATCGGGCCGGCGCCTGTTCGGGCGGCTGGCGGAGACAGTCGCCAGCCGCGCCAAGCCAACCGTGATGGTGGTCAAGACCCGACAACCGTTCACCGCAGTCACCTTCGAACATCTCCGGGCCGAGACCGGAAGCCTGCCCGCCGCGGACGCCGCCATCGAGCAGACCCGCAGCCTGCCGAGCGTGGTCGACCGCTGGTTTGCCGAGAACACGTTCGACACCAGCGAATTTCGCGACCTCAAGCGCCTGGTGGACCTCAAGGAGCGCCAGGGCCTGACCATCAGCGTGGGACTACCGACCCTGAACGAAGAGAAGACCATCGGGCTGGTCATCCGTCGCATTCGCGATGCGCTCATGGACCGCGTGCCGTTGGTGGACGAGCTGCTCGTCATCGACTCGGCCTCCACCGACCGAACGGTGGAGATCGCCCGCGAGCTGGGGGCACCCGTCCGCCAGCACGACACCATCCTCCCGGAGCTGGGGAGCCACGTCGGCAAGGGCGAAGCGCTGTGGAAGAGCCTGTACGAGCTGCGCGGGGACATCGTGGTCTGGGTCGACACCGACATCCGCAACATCCAGCCTCGCTTCGTGTACGGCCTGCTGGGCCCGCTCCTGCGCGAGTCGCGGATCCACTACGTGAAGGCCTTCTACCAACGGCCCCTGACGGCTGGCGGGCGGCGCCAGCCCGACGAGGGCGGACGGGTGACAGAGCTGACCGCTCGCCCGCTCATCAACCTGTTCTTCCCCGAGCTGTCCGGCATCATCCAACCCCTGGCCGGGGAGTACGCGGGGCGTCGCGCGCTCCTCGAGTCGGTGCCGTTCTTCACCGGCTACGCGGTCGAGATCGGGCTGCTCATCGACATCCTGGACCGCGTCGGCCTGTCCGGCATCGGGCAGGTCGACCTCGAGCGCCGCATCCATCGCAACCAGTCGCTGCTGGACCTGTCGCGGATGGCCTTTGTCATCCTCAAGGCCGGGATCACCAAGCTGGAGGAGCGTCAGCGGATTGAGCTGCTGACCGACATGGGCGAGCGGATGAAGCAGATCCGCCAGGAAGGTGACAAATTCAGCCTGGAGGTCCGCGAGGTGGGGGACGAGATTCGACCGCCGATGAACACGATCCCCGCCTACCTCGCGAGGCGCAAGGAGCTTTCCCGATGA
- a CDS encoding HD domain-containing protein, protein MADVPVPGRAQATELRLPAPVTAVLGDLAAAGHEAALVGGCVRDLVRGVEPGDWDVATSAPPDVVAALFPDSTWVNPYGTVTVRSGPMAVEVTTYRTEAGYRDARHPSEVRWGTRLEDDLERRDFTINAMAWVPDDLAAGRGHVVDPYGGQADLAAGALRAVGDAEQRFTEDALRLLRAVRFATTLGLTLDPATEAAATRLAPAAEQLSGERVRDELLRLLAAEEPSRGFSLMERLGLLGVVLPELAALRGVEQGKVLGGDALDHSLRAVDALPAADPVLRLAGLLHDVGKAPTAADGHFIGHESVGAQLVERRLRELAFPRTEIDRVSHLVRHHLIHYTSDWSDAAVRRFLRRIGAGQPLDDLLALRRADTAASVGPELRDRAADELERRLAALRGAAVLSVRELAVDGDDLIAELGMAPGPEIGRILDELLQAVLDDPALNNREPLLRLAREAATAGQGGASKHHNTGPGASESA, encoded by the coding sequence TTGGCGGACGTTCCTGTTCCTGGACGAGCCCAAGCCACGGAACTGAGGCTCCCCGCCCCGGTCACCGCCGTCCTGGGTGACCTGGCTGCCGCCGGTCACGAGGCCGCGCTGGTCGGGGGCTGCGTGCGCGACCTGGTCCGCGGGGTCGAGCCCGGCGACTGGGACGTGGCCACGTCCGCTCCTCCGGACGTGGTGGCCGCGCTGTTCCCGGACTCCACCTGGGTCAATCCGTACGGGACCGTAACCGTCCGATCCGGACCGATGGCGGTGGAGGTGACGACCTACCGCACCGAAGCCGGGTACCGCGACGCGCGCCACCCGTCGGAGGTGCGGTGGGGGACGCGGCTCGAGGACGACTTGGAACGACGCGACTTCACGATCAACGCCATGGCCTGGGTGCCCGATGACCTGGCCGCGGGGCGCGGCCACGTGGTCGACCCGTACGGCGGGCAGGCGGACCTGGCGGCCGGCGCCCTGCGCGCGGTGGGGGACGCGGAGCAGCGATTCACCGAGGACGCGCTGCGCCTCCTGCGGGCCGTGCGTTTCGCCACCACCCTGGGCTTAACCCTGGACCCCGCCACGGAGGCCGCCGCGACGCGGCTGGCCCCGGCCGCGGAGCAGCTCTCCGGGGAGCGGGTGCGCGACGAACTGCTCCGGCTCCTGGCCGCGGAGGAGCCGTCACGCGGGTTCTCCCTGATGGAGCGGCTGGGGCTGCTGGGCGTGGTGCTTCCCGAGCTGGCGGCCCTGCGGGGCGTGGAGCAGGGCAAGGTCCTGGGTGGCGACGCCCTGGATCACTCCCTGAGGGCCGTGGATGCGCTGCCGGCCGCGGACCCGGTGCTCCGCCTGGCCGGATTGCTCCACGACGTGGGCAAGGCGCCCACCGCTGCCGACGGCCACTTCATCGGCCACGAGTCGGTCGGCGCTCAGCTCGTCGAGCGCCGCTTGCGGGAGCTGGCCTTCCCCCGCACCGAGATCGATCGCGTCAGCCACCTGGTGCGTCACCACCTCATCCACTACACGTCCGACTGGTCCGATGCCGCCGTGCGCCGCTTCCTGCGCCGCATCGGCGCCGGCCAGCCGCTGGACGATCTGCTGGCGTTGCGCCGCGCCGATACCGCCGCGTCGGTCGGACCGGAGCTGCGTGACCGCGCCGCCGACGAGCTGGAGCGGCGCCTGGCCGCACTCCGGGGAGCCGCGGTCCTTTCGGTCCGCGAGCTGGCGGTGGATGGGGATGATCTCATCGCGGAGCTTGGCATGGCGCCTGGCCCGGAAATCGGGCGGATCCTCGACGAATTGCTGCAGGCCGTCCTGGACGACCCCGCGCTCAACAACCGGGAGCCGCTATTGCGGTTGGCCCGCGAGGCGGCGACGGCCGGCCAGGGTGGTGCGTCGAAGCACCACAACACCGGACCTGGCGCTTCGGAATCGGCCTAG
- a CDS encoding glycerate kinase, which yields MSPPLRVVVAPDSFGGALDSVAVAEAMARGWASARPDDVVVKIPMADGGEGTLAAIAAARGSAATRNTVMTTDPLGRPISADWLALDGGATGFVEMAAASGLARLALAERTSTSARLATTRGSGRLIAAALDAGTGRIVVGLGGSATTDGGAGLLVEMGLRLLDARGGQVPDGGAALATLDHVDADGLDPRLAEVEILIASDVTNPLTGPNGAAASYGPQKGADPDAVAELDEALVRWGAEIRRATGRDVAEVRGAGAAGGTTAGLLGFTSAELRSGVEVVADLVGLAAACEGADLVITGEGRADEQTLAGKAALGVAHHAGNAPVVLLCGGLGPGAEIVEESGAFAVVQPIIDRPLGLEIAMADTERLLANAAARLARSIDIGQGLGSRG from the coding sequence ATGAGCCCGCCGCTGCGCGTGGTCGTGGCTCCCGACTCGTTCGGGGGTGCGCTGGACTCGGTGGCGGTCGCCGAGGCCATGGCCCGCGGCTGGGCCTCGGCGCGGCCCGACGATGTGGTGGTGAAGATCCCGATGGCGGACGGGGGCGAGGGGACCCTGGCCGCGATCGCCGCAGCTCGGGGAAGCGCGGCCACCCGGAACACGGTGATGACGACCGATCCCCTGGGCCGGCCGATCAGCGCGGACTGGCTGGCGCTCGACGGCGGTGCAACGGGGTTCGTGGAGATGGCGGCGGCCAGCGGGCTGGCGCGGCTGGCCTTGGCGGAGCGGACGTCGACCAGTGCTCGGTTGGCCACGACCCGGGGGTCGGGACGGCTCATCGCGGCGGCGCTGGATGCCGGCACGGGACGGATCGTGGTTGGCCTTGGCGGATCGGCCACCACCGATGGCGGGGCGGGGCTGCTGGTCGAGATGGGGCTCCGGCTGCTCGACGCCCGCGGGGGCCAGGTGCCGGACGGCGGCGCGGCCCTGGCGACGTTGGACCACGTCGACGCCGACGGGCTCGATCCGCGGCTGGCCGAGGTCGAGATCCTGATCGCTTCCGACGTCACCAACCCCCTGACCGGGCCGAACGGCGCAGCCGCGAGCTACGGGCCGCAGAAGGGCGCGGACCCCGACGCCGTCGCCGAGCTGGACGAGGCCCTGGTGCGCTGGGGAGCCGAGATCCGACGAGCGACGGGTCGCGACGTGGCGGAGGTCCGAGGCGCCGGCGCGGCCGGCGGGACAACGGCCGGGCTGCTGGGCTTCACCTCCGCCGAGCTGCGCTCCGGCGTGGAGGTCGTGGCCGACCTGGTGGGCCTGGCGGCGGCCTGCGAGGGGGCGGACCTGGTCATCACCGGGGAGGGGCGGGCCGACGAGCAGACCCTGGCCGGCAAGGCGGCGCTGGGGGTGGCCCATCATGCCGGCAATGCCCCGGTCGTCCTGCTGTGCGGCGGCCTGGGCCCAGGCGCCGAGATCGTCGAGGAGTCGGGGGCGTTCGCCGTGGTGCAGCCCATCATCGATCGACCACTCGGCCTGGAAATCGCCATGGCCGACACCGAACGCCTGCTGGCCAATGCGGCTGCCCGGTTGGCGCGCAGCATCGACATCGGTCAGGGATTGGGGAGCCGAGGCTAA